In Fusobacterium nucleatum, the genomic stretch GAATAACAGCTGAAACATTTTTGAAATAATTAGGAGAAGTAATGGGAATAAGATTGCTATTTTTAAGTGGAATAATTTATTTAATATATATGTTGCCACAAAATTTTTTTAGATTAACTTACTTTAATGTAGATAAAATAAATATTACAAATAATTCAAAAATATTACAGAATGAATTGACAAAACTTACTGAAAAGTTATATAATAAAAATAATATTTATATAGATAGCAATAAAATAAAAGAATTTATAGAAAAGGATGTAAGGGTAGAGAGTGCAAAAGTAGAAAAGAACTCTTCAGGAGAAATAACTATTGATGTTAAAGAGAAAGATTTAGTCTATTATGCAGTTATTGGAAAAAATATTTATTTGACAGATAAAGAAGGTAAGATATTTGCATATTTAAATGAAAAAGAAGTAGAAAGAGTTCCCTTTATTATAGCTAATAATGAAGAAGAAATAAAAGAAATATCAAAATTTTTAAATGAAATTTCAGATTTAGCAATCTTTAAAAAAATATCTCAAATATATAAAGTAAAAGATAAAGAATTTGTTATAATTTTAACAGATGGAGTAAAAATAAAAACCAATAAAATAAACGATAATAATGACAGAATAAATAAAGAAAAAGAAAACAAAAGATATTTAATAGCAGAACAACTTTACTTTAATATGTCAAAGGAAAGAAAAATTGACTATATAGATTTAAGATTTAATGATTACATAATAAAATATTTAGGTGATAGCAAATGAAAGATGATGTAATAAGAAAAGTAGCTCTTGATATTGGAAACAATACGATAAAATTGCTGGTTGGAGAAATGAGTTCAGATTTTCAAAGAATAGCTGTTACTAATTATGTGAAAGTGAAAAGTAATGGGATAAGCAAATCTTTAATAGAAAATCCAGAAGCATTATCAGTAGCTCTTAAAGAAGCTGTAAATAAGGCAGAAAGTGTAGAGTCTCCAATTACAAGGCTTTCACTTGCATTAGGAGGATCTGGGATTCATTCAGCTACTGTAAATGTAAAGACTTCATTTCCAGCTGAAAAAGAAATTGAAAAATCAGATATGGATAACTTATTACGGCAAGCAAAAAGACAAATTTTTAGAGGTAGAGAAGGGCAATATAGAATATTATATAAAGAAGTATATAATAAAAAAATTGATATTTCCTCTGGAATAGTAAAAGAGCCAATAGGTATGGTTGGAAAAGAATTACAAGCAGATATACATCTGGTATATGTTGATGATAGTTATGTACAAAAGTTTATACAAGTTGTAAATAAAATTGGAATAGATATAGACAGGATATATTTAAATTCCTATGCCTCAGCAAAGGGGACACTTGATGATGAAACTAAAAAAATGGGAGTAGCCCATGTAG encodes the following:
- a CDS encoding cell division protein FtsQ/DivIB, whose amino-acid sequence is MGIRLLFLSGIIYLIYMLPQNFFRLTYFNVDKINITNNSKILQNELTKLTEKLYNKNNIYIDSNKIKEFIEKDVRVESAKVEKNSSGEITIDVKEKDLVYYAVIGKNIYLTDKEGKIFAYLNEKEVERVPFIIANNEEEIKEISKFLNEISDLAIFKKISQIYKVKDKEFVIILTDGVKIKTNKINDNNDRINKEKENKRYLIAEQLYFNMSKERKIDYIDLRFNDYIIKYLGDSK